The Zalophus californianus isolate mZalCal1 chromosome 8, mZalCal1.pri.v2, whole genome shotgun sequence genome has a segment encoding these proteins:
- the GNLY gene encoding LOW QUALITY PROTEIN: granulysin (The sequence of the model RefSeq protein was modified relative to this genomic sequence to represent the inferred CDS: inserted 1 base in 1 codon; deleted 1 base in 1 codon) has protein sequence MTSWALLLLASALLATPGLTFSGXVPEDHDLSMADMYEEEQFFEILAEEATKGDQMIFTCKSCKFIIKRLRKILGHNITRVRKPSNRLCPRCARRHLCARCFVMK, from the exons ATGACCTCCTGGGCCCTCCTGCTCCTCGCCTCGGCGCTCCTGGCCACCCCAG ggcTGACCTTTTCTG CTGTCCCTGAGGACCATGACCTGTCCATGGCTGACATGTATGAGGAGGAGCAGTTCTTCGAGATCCTGGCCGAGGAGGCCACCAAG GGGGACCAGATGATCTTCACCTGTAAGTCTTGCAAGTTTATAATCAAGAGGCTGAGG AAAATCCTGGGACACAATATCACGCGGGTGAG GAAGCCATCAAACAGGTTATGTCCACGGTGTGCCAGAAGACACTTATGCGCAAGATGTTTTGTGATGAAATAG
- the SFTPB gene encoding pulmonary surfactant-associated protein B: MAKSQRLLWLLLLSTLCGAGAADWTASSLDCARGPGFWCQSLEQALQCRALGHCLQEVWGHARADDLCQECEAIVRIFTKMTKEAIFQDTMRKFLEKECDVLPLKLLVPQCSHLLDTYFPVLIDYFQSQINPKVICKHLGLCKPGRPEPGQESGLSDLLPEKLILPRLPGALQDLSEQRLPIPLPYCWLCRALIKRIQVVMPKGVLAMAMGQVCHVVPLVVGGICQCLAERYTVLLLDALLSRVLPQMVCGLVLRCSEESPGPVLTAPESLPREWLPQESECRVCMFVATQAGNSSEQAMPQAIHQACLSSWLGRQKCEQFVEQHTPQLHTLMAGGQDAHATCQALGACKTTFSPLQCTHIPYF; this comes from the exons ATGGCCAAGTCCCAGCGGCTGCTGTGGCTACTACTGCTGTCCACGCTGTGCGGCGCAGGCGCCG CTGACTGGACCGCCTCGTCCCTGGATTGTGCCCGAGGTCCCGGGTTCTGGTGCCAAAGCCTGGAGCAAGCACTGCAGTGCAGAGCCCTGGGGCACTGCCTACAGGAAGTCTGGGGCCATGCAAGAGCT gatgACCTGTGCCAAGAATGTGAGGCCATCGTCCGCATCTTCACCAAGATGACCAAGGAGGCCATTTTCCAG gacACGATGCGGAAGTTCCTGGAGAAAGAGTGTGACGTTCTGCCCTTGAAGCTTCTCGTGCCCCAGTGCAGTCACCTGCTCGACACCTACTTCCCAGTGCTCATTGACTACTTCCAGAGCCAGATT AACCCGAAGGTCATCTGCAAGCACCTGGGCCTGTGCAAACCTGGGCGTCCAGAGCCAGGGCAGGAGTCAGGGCTGTCAGACCTGCTGCCGGAGAAGCTGATCCTCCCCCGGCTGCCGGGAGCCCTCCAG GATCTCTCCGAGCAGCGgctgcccatccccctcccctacTGCTGGCTCTGCAGGGCTCTGATCAAGCGGATCCAAGTTGTGATGCCCAAG ggtGTGCTGGCCATGGCTATGGGCCAGGTGTGCCATGTCGTACCCCTGGTGGTGGGTGGCATCTGCCAGTGCCTGGCCGAGCGCTACACTGTCCTGCTGCTAGATGCTCTGCTGAGCCGCGTGCTGCCCCAGATGGTGTGCGGCCTGGTCCTCCGGTGCTCCGAGGAGAGCCCTGGCCCCG TCCTCACAGCTCCGGAGTCCCTGCCCAGAGAATGGTTACCTCAAGAGTCCGAGTGCCGCGTCTGCATGTTCGTGGCCACACAGGCTGGGAACAGCAGCGAGCAGGCCATGCCGCAGGCAATACACCAGGCATGCCTCAGCTCCTGGCTGGGCAGGCAAAAG tgCGAGCAGTTTGTGGAGCAGCACACACCCCAGCTGCACACCCTCATGGCCGGGGGCCAGGATGCCCACGCCACCTGCCAG GCCCTGGGCGCGTGTAAGACCACGTTCAGTCCTCTCCAGTGTACCCACATTCCTTACTTCTGA